A single genomic interval of Lathyrus oleraceus cultivar Zhongwan6 chromosome 7, CAAS_Psat_ZW6_1.0, whole genome shotgun sequence harbors:
- the LOC127102241 gene encoding uncharacterized protein LOC127102241, whose protein sequence is MNSSLNGRIPDRTLGRSASSSAAEPAGYPGGSYDTSLLVKYEHHVARHLWFGEEKGPKKELKVAGHGLKLTSRVPLALPPQMESWVSRSGLSSLQRTSLNKIDTNLVSAFVER, encoded by the exons Atgaactcttctttgaa TGGTAGGATTCCAGACCGCACTTTAGGCCGGAGcgcatcttcatctgcagctgAGCCAGCTGGATATCCGGGAGGGtcgtacgatacgtctcttttggtgaagtacgagcatcatgttgctcggCATTTATGGTTTGGTGAG gaaaaaggtccaaagaaagagttgaaggttgctggacatggactgaagctgacatctagggttccattggctcttccaccacagatggagagttgggtatctagatctggtttatcttcacttcagagaactagtctgaacaagatagacacaaatcttgtctctgcatttgtggaaagatga